A segment of the Cricetulus griseus strain 17A/GY chromosome 6, alternate assembly CriGri-PICRH-1.0, whole genome shotgun sequence genome:
GACATGTGACTGAAGAAAGGCATCTTGGTTTCAGCTCTGCTTCTACTTTTGTGAACCAGTGATTTTATTGGAATTATCTTCAGGAGTATAAGCGAGGGGCAACTTATAGAAGCATGGGTGACTTAAAGGGGACTCCATCCCACCCCAGCATGAGCAATGCCTCATGAAACTCTATGAGCTACTTGAAGAACTTGCAGACAGCTAGGCTGGGGAGGAGCTTCTCCCCAGAAGCAATTGCTTATATAACCTCAGAAAGGTACTTCAAGAACTTCCTGAGACTTCAAAGTTTTTATTACTTCCTTAGTCTCAGTGAGTCTCCCCCATTAAGAAGGGGATGCCCCAATTCAGAGGAAACAGCTACACAATGCTCAATGGGAATATGTACTTAGGATAGGAACGGAGGTGCATGCGTCTGTATGTAAATGCACATGTCAGTGTGAATGCATACTTAGAACAGAAGTGTGGTTACatatgcttgcatgtatgtgcatgtcagTGTGAGTGCAAGTATAAGCACCCACACTTCCGCTCTAGGAGCTGTCACTACCTGTCTTGTTATTATATCCTTCTGAACAATATCTTCAGCAGTGGTCTCAACCtacctaatgctgtgaccttttaatacagttcctcatgttgtggtgacccacaaccataaattatttttgttgctactttataactgtacttttgctgctgttatgaacagCAATGTTAGtattttgggagacagaggtttgccaagGGAATTATgaccccaggttgagaaccactgtcctacaGGCTTACTCCAAACATCTTGTGAGCTGGCATCACATAAATGGCTGCATCCTGCCAGCCTCCATGCCTTTGATCTTGCCTTTTGATACCAAACTGGAGCTCCTGTGGAGTCTTATCCTACTAAAACCCAACTTGTCAGGCAGGAAATTCATGGCATCTCCTCCTTCAACTTCCTGCCTACCTCTAAAACATGGAGTCAACCCACACTCAAGTGTCACCAGCTTTCCAACATAAGACTACCCAggtcatgttctttctcttgttCCTCCTAGTACCCTGCTCTTTTGACATATTACCTGGAACCAATGTCCAAAAGCTAGGTCAAGGAGAGGACTTCCTCAAATCCCAGCCGCTTCACACAAGTGTCTCCTTCCCATATCCTGCTGGTTATGTTATACTTCCTGATAGCCAATACCCCCGTGTCTCCTCCATTGCCTATCCCTGAAGTGCTCCGTGGCCCCTCCTAACATAAGCTCAGTGGAAAGAGGCCTCTGGCTTGGCTTCCACTGAGGAACTAGCAGTCCACAGAATTGTGTGTtgctgaaggagagagagagacgtgaACTATACAGAAAGAATGAGAGTAGGAGTGAGCTACCAGTCATTGCAAAGTGTCCCTAGAGTgggcagatgggaggagaaagataGGATAGCTGTGGGTGTCACTGCATGCTTCCCTTAAGTCTGACTCAGGACTGCTGGGCTCAAAAATGACCCAACAGACGACTGGGGAGGCTCTTCCCAATCTTCTCCAGCTGAAGGATGATGGCCAGACCTTGGAAGGCGTCACAGCTCCTGTTAGCCATCTTGGTGGCCCTGGTGGCCTTCAGCTACCAACAAAAGAGGAAGACATTCATAAGTGTCCGTGAAGTGAATGCCCTGGAGCCTCCTGTGCCGGACACATTGGACTATGTCACAGACGCATACAACAAAGAAAGTGAAGACGTGTACAACTTCCGGATCCTTCGCATCCTGAAGATTGAGAAGCGGGTGAGTATGTGGCTTCCCTGTCTTTCCTCCACAGAGAACCCCAGTGCTCTGGTAAAatccagtgttttgttttgtttttgttttttttatatacgATCTCACTATACAGACTAAGTGAGCCTCAACCTTGCAGCCTTCCTGACCCAGTCTCCCCAGTACAGGTATATGGTTCCATTCCCTACTGAAAGTGAGTGTTTTAAGAGAAATGTACATTCGCTAGTGGATGAATCTGTCCTTTCTATGATAACCAACAAATTACATACCCAGGCCCAGCTGTACTAGTTGTGTGCCTTTTAAAGCAGTGCTGTTGGAGCCATCTGTGCTATGTCCATCTGGGGCTGCCATGCCTTTGTCAGTCTGAAAAGTTACAACACAGGACACATGGCCTACAGAGATTAACCTCTTTACTATTTCGCCACTCACAAAACACTTGTACAGTCCTGCCTGGATAGCCTTTTCAATGTTGTCCCAGGGATGGCTGAACCCATAGAGAAAGATAGGTTTTCTGGTAGTCTTGGTGACATCTCAATGTCTTCTTGTAGTCTTGGTGCTATCTCAGTGAGTGACTAAAAGATGCCTGgagtcaggaaggaaggaaggaagggagggagggagggagggagggaggaagggagggagggagggagggagggagaaaagagaacaagagtCCCACAACTGTGCAAAACTGGGCCCTTGCTATTGAGCATGGTGTGTTAAGCATGAGTATGAGCTGTCCCCTCATATAGAAGGCACAATGGGGAGAAGAGGtctctctccatttcccttccccTCACTATCCACAGGTGACAGACCACCTAGAGTTTCGCATCAGAGTGGAAATGCGGAGGACCACCTGCTTCAAAACAGAGAAGAGCACCTGTGATGTCCAGGAAGGGGAACTTTACAAGGTGCTAGGCAAGCTCATTCATACAAGACCATTTTTCCTGGGGTTTTCTGTGGTTTTAGCATAAGGGAAGGCAGACTTACTTGGGATCTATTCGTttgcttgaaaaaaaatctcatggaTGGTATCTCCTCTTCCAAGGAGGAAACTAGAGATGGAAAAAGCTGAGCTATCATTTGTTGGTAATcacaagaaggaggaaggggtCCAAAAGGAGCAGTTAGGTGGCTTAACTGCAGGATGATTCCCCAGGCCAGGAGAAGCAGTTAGTGACTAACCATATTTTAGCAGGAAGTAGGAAatgcatttgaaaataatttgactGGAGTACAGGAAGACTAAGGAAAACAAGTCTGTG
Coding sequences within it:
- the Cst11 gene encoding cystatin-11, which codes for MMARPWKASQLLLAILVALVAFSYQQKRKTFISVREVNALEPPVPDTLDYVTDAYNKESEDVYNFRILRILKIEKRVTDHLEFRIRVEMRRTTCFKTEKSTCDVQEGELYKQIQCYFSVYVIPWFERYKILKKNCTNS